One window of the Cryptomeria japonica chromosome 7, Sugi_1.0, whole genome shotgun sequence genome contains the following:
- the LOC131065615 gene encoding alpha-mannosidase 2: MAYSSGSRRGTPLKGKSKRRRGLFSKNLSLTLLCIAAIFTVGILLHDSIANPLSSSKSPNPVRPGKKSAGTSRSLSVISGAEFNSSAEARVDITTKNLYDKIEFLDIDGGPWKQGWKVRYAGNEWDSEKLKIFVVPHSHNDPGWLLTVEEYYLSKTRHILETIVHALIKDPRRKFIWEEMSYLERWWRDASDLDRKNFIKLVQNGQLEIVGGGWVMNDEANSHYFAIIEQMIEGNMWLKDTVGVIPKNAWAIDPFGHSPTMAYLLRRMGFNNMLIQRTHYEVKKELALHKNLEFMWRQSWDTDENTDIFCHMMPFYSYDIPHTCGPEPAICCQFDFGRMPGFGYGYCPWGQHPIETNHANVEERALKLLDQYKKKSTLYKTNTLLVPLGDDFRYTSLEEAEAQFRNYQLLFDYINSHKKLKAEAKFGTLEDYFQTLRLEAKRDFAEEADASVVPGFPTLSGDFFTYADRNKDYWSGYYVSRPFYKAVDRVLEETLRAAEILFAFVLSSCQKLQCAQFPLSFAEKLIAARRNLALFQHHDGVTGTAKSHVVQDYGTRMHTSVQDLQSIMAKCVQALLEDEFDKGEYKDSQLSQFEHEQVRSVYDMQPMHREIDIPYQKVQSVVFFNPLEEIVDQVVMVVVSRPDVCVIDSNLSPLESQVAPEWGYEKGKYATGRHRLYWQASIPGMGLQTYYVAHGLTECKKANLTRLKVFDGMQSFTCPAPYECSKLEGDDAEIANKHQTLLFDVKHGLLKTVKQLKDGRQIDLEEEIGVYSSWGSGAYLFKPNGEAQPVVQPGGIFVLLEGPLLQEAFSYPKTIWDQTPISRSTRIYNGKNTVQEFLIEIEYHVELVDYVYNDKELIARFKTNINNERIFFSDLNGFQMIRRETYDKIPLQGNYYPMPSLAFLQDSSGSRFSIHSRQSLGIAGLKNGWLEVMLDRRLTRDDDRGMGQGVMDNRPVNVVFHLLVETNVSSLTSLSSSSPRMPSLLSHRVGAQLNYPVHAFLGKPQDISILATPSKAFSPLAVSFPCDLHVVSLKVPRPGSFLQSTSGEPRFFLILQRRGWDAAYCKKGRLQCRRLADVPMDIFSMFKDISTYNAKASSLNNLHDDPEESDYNGKSHRKELISIEQKGLISLAPMELKAFKLELRAYK, translated from the exons ATGGCGTACTCCTCAGGATCGAGGCGGGGAACACCCCTGAAGGGCAAGTCCAAGAGGCGGCGAGGTCTCTTCAGTAAAAATCTGAGCCTAACGTTGCTCTGCATAGCAGCAATTTTTACTGTGGGAATACTTCTCCACGACAGTATTGCAAACCCTCTGTCTTCATCCAAATCCCCGAATCCAGTTCGACCGGGCAAGAAATCAGCGGGGACAAGCAGATCCCTATCAGTAATTTCAGGCGCGGAATTCAATTCATCAGCCGAAGCGAGAGTAGACATAACGACCAAGAATCTCTACGACAAAATAGAGTTCTTGGACATCGATGGAGGGCCGTGGAAACAGGGTTGGAAAGTTCGCTATGCGGGAAATGAATGGGATTCTGAAAAGCTTAAGATTTTCGTGGTGCCGCATTCGCACAATGATCCTGGCTGGCTGCTCACCGTCGAGGAGTATTACCTTTCCAAGACACGCCATATTTTGGAGACCATTGTTCACGCGCTTATTAAG GATCCCCGCAGGAAGTTCATTTGGGAGGAGATGTCATACTTGGAAAGATGGTGGAGAGATGCTTCTGATTTGGATAGAAAGAACTTTATAAAGCTTGTTCAGAATGGCCAATTGGAGATTGTAGGAGGTGGCTGGGTGATGAATGATGAG GCCAATTCTCATTACTTTGCAATCATTGAACAG ATGATTGAGGGTAATATGTGGTTGAAAGATACTGTTGGTGTGATTCCAAAAAATGCCTGGGCTATAGATCCTTTTGGTCACTCACCAACGATGGCATATCTGCTTCGTCGCATGGGTTTTAATAACATGCTAATTCAAAGAACACATTATGAGGTAAAGAAAGAGCTAGCATTGCACAAAAATTTGGAGTTCATGTGGCGCCAGAGTTGGGACACGGATGAAAATACAGATATCTTTTGCCATATGATGCCCTTCTATTCTTATGATATACCACATACATGTGGACCAGAGCCTGCTATTTGCTGCCAGTTTGACTTTGGTAGAATGCCTGGTTTTGGTTATGGATACTGCCCATGGGGACAACATCCAATTGAGACTAATCATGCAAATGTTGAAGAAAGGGCCTTGAAGCTCTTGGATCAATACAAGAAGAAGTCTACCCTGTATAAAACAAATACCCTTCTGGTACCTTTGGGAGATGATTTCCGTTACACAAGCTTGGAGGAAGCAGAAGCACAGTTTAGAAATTATCAGCTACTGTTTGATTATATAAATTCTCACAAAAAGCTCAAGGCAGAAGCAAAGTTTGGGACACTTGAAGATTATTTCCAGACTCTTCGGTTGGAGGCAAAGAGGGATTTTGCAGAGGAAGCAGATGCATCTGTAGTCCCAGGTTTCCCTACTTTGTCTGGTGATTTCTTCACTTATGCTGACAGGAATAAGGATTACTGGAGTGGGTACTATGTTTCGCGACCTTTTTACAAAGCAGTGGATCGTGTGCTTGAGGAGACGCTCCGTGCTGCAGAAATCCTTTTTGCTTTTGTTCTAAGTTCCTGTCAGAAGTTGCAATGTGCACAGTTCCCCCTGTCATTTGCTGAAAAGTTGATAGCTGCACGGCGGAACTTAGCTCTTTTCCAGCATCATGATGGGGTCACAGGTACTGCTAAAAGCCATGTAGTGCAAGATTATGGAACACGTATGCATACTTCAGTACAGGATCTGCAGAGTATAATGGCCAAGTGTGTTCAAGCTCTTCTTGAGGATGAGTTTGACAAAGGTGAATACAAAGATAGTCAGTTGTCTCAATTTGAACATGAGCAAGTTCGATCAGTGTATGATATGCAACCCATGCACAGAGAAATTGATATTCCGTATCAGAAAGTTCAATCTGTTGTTTTCTTTAATCCACTAGAGGAAATTGTGGACCAGGTTGTCATGGTTGTTGTTAGCCGGCCAGATGTTTGTGTGATAGATTCAAATTTGTCTCCCTTGGAAAGCCAAGTTGCTCCTGAGTGGGGATATGAAAAAGGTAAATATGCTACGGGCAGGCACCGGTTATATTGGCAAGCTTCTATTCCAGGTATGGGTTTGCAGACCTACTATGTAGCTCATGGGTTGACTGAATGCAAGAAAGCCAATTTGACACGCCTTAAGGTTTTTGATGGAATGCAATCTTTCACCTGCCCTGCCCCATACGAATGTTCAAAATTGGAAGGTGATGATGCTGAGATTGCAAACAAACACCAGACACTTCTGTTTGACGTCAAGCATGGCTTGCTAAAAACTGTTAAACAGCTTAAGGATGGTAGGCAAATTGATTTAGAAGAAGAGATTGGAGTCTATTCAAGCTGGGGAAGTGGTGCTTATCTGTTTAAGCCAAATGGGGAAGCACAACCTGTCGTGCAGCCGGGTGGAATATTTGTGCTATTGGAGGGCCCTCTTTTGCAGGAGGCTTTCTCATATCCCAAGACAATATGGGATCAAACACCAATCTCACGTAGTACCCGCATTTATAATGGGAAAAACACAGTACAAGAGTTTTTGATTGAAATAGAATATCATGTGGAGCTTGTTGACTATGTATATAATGATAAGGAGTTAATAGCTCGCTTCAAAACAAATATCAATAATGAAAGGATTTTCTTCTCAGATTTGAATGGGTTCCAAATGATACGGAGAGAAACATATGATAAAATCCCACTACAGGGGAATTATTACCCAATGCCATCTCTAGCATTTTTGCAGGATTCCAGTGGTTCTCGTTTTTCAATACATTCTCGACAGTCATTGGGGATAGCAGGGCTTAAGAATGGTTGGTTAGAAGTTATGCTTGACAGGCGTTTGACACGTGATGATGATCGTGGTATGGGGCAAGGTGTGATGGATAACCGACCTGTGAATGTGGTCTTCCATCTTCTTGTTGAGACCAATGTGTCTTCCCTGACATCTCTATCTAGCTCATCACCTAGAATGCCATCTCTTCTCTCTCACCGTGTTGGTGCTCAGCTGAACTACCCGGTACATGCATTTTTGGGAAAACCACAGGATATCTCTATTTTGGCAACACCATCTAAAGCATTTTCACCTTTGGCTGTTAGTTTCCCATGTGATCTCCATGTTGTCAGCTTAAAAGTGCCTCGCCCAGGAAGCTTTCTCCAATCTACTTCTGGAGAACCAAGGTTCTTTCTTATCTTGCAGAGGAGAGGATGGGATGCAGCTTACTGCAAAAAGGGACGCCTACAGTGCAGAAGATTGGCTGATGTCCCCATGGACATTTTCTCCATGTTCAAAGATATATCTACTTATAATGCAAAAGCATCTTCACTTAATAATCTACATGATGACCCAGAGGAGTCTGACTACAATGGAAAATCTCACAGGAAGGAACTGATAAGCATAGAGCAGAAGGGCTTAATAAGCTTGGCCCCCATGGAACTTAAAGCATTCAAGCTGGAACTAAGAGCATACAAGTGA